A section of the Heptranchias perlo isolate sHepPer1 chromosome 44, sHepPer1.hap1, whole genome shotgun sequence genome encodes:
- the LOC137306741 gene encoding hemagglutinin/amebocyte aggregation factor-like isoform X2: MSDVTILLVICVFLAGGRVQPEGAEKRWLNDYQMLHYVCPHRASISIIVSQHSNKTKDRVWDFACKTSFRGLINCSWTDYVNNFDEGINFSCPSKSLICGLENLLDDKHKDRRWKFYCCQGDDVCLTRCIWTPYINKYKEYFSWQVPEGSHLVGTVCYNDDQRGQRRWQYRYCAMDPC, from the exons ATGTCAGACGTGACAATTCTGCTCGTTATCTGTGTCTTCCTGGCTGGAGGTCGGGTACAACCTGAAGGTGCAG AAAAGCGATGGTTGAACGATTACCAGATGTTGCACTATGTTTGTCCACACAGAGCTTCCATCTCCATAATTGTGAG CCAGCACAGTAATAAAACGAAGGacagagtctgggactttgcCTGTAAGACAAGCTTCAGAGGGCTTATTAATTGCAGCTGGACAGATTACGTCAACAACTTCGATGAAGGAATTAATTTCTCCTGCCCTTCTAAGTCGTTGATTTGTGGACTAGAAAATCTTCTTGACGACAAGCACAAGGATCGGAG GTGGAAGTTTTACTGTTGCCAAGGAGATGACGTGTGTTTGACCAGATGCATTTGGACACCCTACATCAACAAGTACAAGGAATACTTCAGTTGGCAAGTTCCCGAAGGTTCCCACCTGGTTGGGACTGTCTGTTACAATGACGATCAGCGTGG GCAGCGTCGATGGCAGTATCGATACTGCGCGATGGATCCATGTTAA
- the LOC137306741 gene encoding hemagglutinin/amebocyte aggregation factor-like isoform X1 codes for MSADCQRRASPGIGNSGTLEMIIPPNRSISGTVNPDLRNIPQTEKRWLNDYQMLHYVCPHRASISIIVSQHSNKTKDRVWDFACKTSFRGLINCSWTDYVNNFDEGINFSCPSKSLICGLENLLDDKHKDRRWKFYCCQGDDVCLTRCIWTPYINKYKEYFSWQVPEGSHLVGTVCYNDDQRGQRRWQYRYCAMDPC; via the exons ATGAGTGCAGATTGCCAGCGGAGAGCCTCACCTggtattggaaattcaggcacactgGAAATGATTATCCCACCAAATCGGTCAATCTCAGGCACTGTGAACCCAGATCTCCGAAATATACCACAGACAG AAAAGCGATGGTTGAACGATTACCAGATGTTGCACTATGTTTGTCCACACAGAGCTTCCATCTCCATAATTGTGAG CCAGCACAGTAATAAAACGAAGGacagagtctgggactttgcCTGTAAGACAAGCTTCAGAGGGCTTATTAATTGCAGCTGGACAGATTACGTCAACAACTTCGATGAAGGAATTAATTTCTCCTGCCCTTCTAAGTCGTTGATTTGTGGACTAGAAAATCTTCTTGACGACAAGCACAAGGATCGGAG GTGGAAGTTTTACTGTTGCCAAGGAGATGACGTGTGTTTGACCAGATGCATTTGGACACCCTACATCAACAAGTACAAGGAATACTTCAGTTGGCAAGTTCCCGAAGGTTCCCACCTGGTTGGGACTGTCTGTTACAATGACGATCAGCGTGG GCAGCGTCGATGGCAGTATCGATACTGCGCGATGGATCCATGTTAA